A part of Alkalinema sp. FACHB-956 genomic DNA contains:
- a CDS encoding dTDP-4-dehydrorhamnose 3,5-epimerase, with the protein MGLTKRVEIRTLDSIKGGMAEFYTPQSSHETMLVSVAAGAIDDLFVHRSQTDQLLVVRGSFVLVVLQNRRYQYIPLSETHPVVVTIPPGVPHGAINPSQDPCVLVNAVLRHSAPYDRDYVPLRRPFPYDLNSAHRQLQDLQCRQIA; encoded by the coding sequence ATGGGACTCACAAAACGGGTAGAAATCCGAACTCTAGATTCGATTAAAGGCGGAATGGCTGAGTTTTATACCCCCCAGTCGAGTCATGAAACCATGCTTGTGAGTGTCGCGGCAGGCGCGATCGATGATTTGTTTGTCCACCGATCGCAAACCGATCAACTTTTAGTGGTACGGGGCAGTTTTGTCCTCGTGGTTCTCCAGAATCGTCGCTATCAATACATCCCGCTCAGCGAGACCCATCCGGTTGTGGTGACCATTCCTCCAGGTGTTCCCCATGGGGCCATTAACCCCAGTCAAGACCCCTGCGTCCTAGTCAATGCCGTGCTGCGGCATAGTGCTCCCTACGATCGGGACTATGTGCCTCTACGGCGACCCTTTCCCTATGATTTAAATTCGGCCCATCGCCAGCTGCAAGACCTGCAATGCCGACAAATTGCCTGA